A window of the Sphaerobacter thermophilus DSM 20745 genome harbors these coding sequences:
- a CDS encoding MaoC family dehydratase, translating to MAEKPGWSGRFYEDFEVGDVYQHPLGRTVTTTDNIWFTLLTQNTAPIHFDHYYSAQTEFGRPLVDSTFTLALVTGQSVMDISQNVFANLGWDEVRLPHPVFEGDTIYSQSEVLSKRESKSRPNVGIVTVRTTGYNQDGVVVITFKRTIMVYKRGHAPTIPRPKLAESGEEGSS from the coding sequence ATGGCTGAGAAGCCAGGCTGGAGCGGACGGTTCTACGAGGACTTCGAGGTCGGGGATGTCTACCAGCACCCGCTGGGACGCACGGTCACCACGACCGACAACATCTGGTTCACTCTGCTGACGCAGAACACGGCGCCGATTCACTTCGACCACTACTACTCGGCGCAGACCGAGTTCGGGCGGCCGCTGGTCGACTCGACTTTCACGCTGGCGCTGGTCACTGGCCAGAGCGTGATGGACATTTCGCAGAATGTCTTCGCCAACCTCGGCTGGGATGAGGTGCGGCTGCCGCACCCGGTTTTCGAGGGGGACACGATCTACTCCCAGTCTGAGGTGCTGAGCAAGCGGGAGTCGAAGTCGCGGCCGAACGTGGGTATCGTGACGGTGCGGACGACCGGTTACAACCAGGACGGGGTGGTGGTCATCACGTTCAAGCGGACGATCATGGTCTACAAGCGGGGCCATGCGCCGACGATCCCCCGACCGAAGCTCGCAGAGAGCGGTGAAGAGGGTTCGTCGTGA
- a CDS encoding CaiB/BaiF CoA transferase family protein, which yields MLPLEGITVVALEQAVAAPFATRQLADLGARVIKIERPGSGDFARGYDAAVRGLSAYFVWLNRGKESLTLNLKHPEGVRILDGLLAGADVFVHNLAPGAVERLGFGAETVRARYPRLITCAVSGYGSSGPYRDKKAYDLLIQCETGLVSVTGTPEAPSRAGISVADIAGGMYAYSGILAALYQRERTGEGAALEVSLFDALGEWMSHPMYTTAYTGQQPVRSAASHPTIAPYGPYPAGDGALVHLSIQNEREWVRFCEVVLEQPEVATDPRFATNPDRVANRKALAEVIEAAFGGLSADEVVERLERAGIANARMRTVQEFIDHPQLAARDRWTEIDSPVGPLRALLPPVVMEGVTPAMGAIPALGAHTDAILATLGYDAAAIARLRDEGVV from the coding sequence ATGCTGCCGCTTGAAGGGATCACCGTCGTCGCTCTGGAGCAAGCGGTCGCCGCGCCGTTCGCCACGCGGCAGTTGGCCGATCTCGGCGCGCGGGTCATCAAGATCGAGCGCCCGGGAAGCGGCGACTTCGCCCGCGGTTATGACGCGGCGGTGCGGGGGCTGTCTGCCTACTTCGTCTGGCTCAACCGGGGCAAAGAGTCGCTGACGCTCAACCTCAAGCACCCGGAAGGGGTGCGCATCCTCGATGGGTTGCTGGCGGGGGCCGACGTCTTCGTTCACAACCTGGCGCCGGGCGCGGTGGAGCGGCTCGGCTTCGGGGCCGAGACGGTACGCGCCCGCTACCCGCGCCTCATCACGTGCGCTGTCTCGGGCTACGGGTCGAGTGGGCCCTACCGGGACAAGAAGGCCTACGACCTCCTGATCCAGTGCGAGACGGGGCTGGTGTCCGTCACCGGCACGCCGGAGGCGCCGTCGCGGGCCGGGATCTCGGTGGCCGACATCGCCGGTGGCATGTACGCCTACTCCGGCATCCTGGCCGCGCTCTACCAGCGCGAGCGGACCGGCGAGGGCGCGGCGCTGGAGGTGTCGCTGTTCGACGCCCTGGGCGAGTGGATGAGCCACCCGATGTACACCACGGCCTACACCGGGCAGCAGCCGGTGCGCAGCGCGGCCAGCCACCCGACGATCGCGCCGTACGGCCCGTATCCGGCCGGGGACGGCGCGCTGGTGCATCTCTCGATCCAGAACGAACGGGAGTGGGTGCGCTTCTGCGAGGTGGTGTTGGAGCAGCCGGAGGTTGCCACCGACCCGCGTTTCGCTACCAACCCCGACCGGGTCGCCAATCGCAAGGCGCTGGCCGAGGTGATCGAAGCCGCCTTTGGCGGGCTGAGTGCCGACGAGGTGGTGGAGCGGCTGGAGCGAGCCGGGATCGCCAACGCGCGGATGCGCACGGTACAGGAGTTCATCGATCATCCCCAGCTCGCGGCGCGAGACCGCTGGACCGAGATCGACTCTCCCGTGGGGCCACTGCGTGCGCTGTTGCCACCGGTCGTCATGGAGGGCGTCACACCGGCGATGGGTGCGATCCCCGCGCTCGGGGCGCACACCGATGCCATCCTTGCGACGCTCGGGTACGACGCCGCGGCCATCGCGCGCCTGCGGGACGAGGGGGTCGTGTGA
- a CDS encoding acyl-CoA dehydrogenase family protein, whose translation MTENELHRDLRRAVRELCQRFPDEYWREKDAASAYPEEFVKAMTDASFLAALIPEEYGGLGFGVTEASIILEEVNRSGGNAGACHAQMYTMGTLLRHGSEEQKRKYLPKIATGELRLQAFGVTEPDAGTDTTQIKTTAVRRGDRYVISGQKVFTSRVQHSDLMILLARTTPRDQVKKRSEGLSVFLVDLREAIGHGMEVQPIETMMNHETNAVFFDNLEVPAENLIGEEGQGFRYILDGMNAERILIAAECIGDGYWFIDRSTKYASERVVFGRPIGQNQGVQFPIAQAYVHLRAADLMRYDAAAKFDRGEPCGAEANMAKLLAADASWEAANVAIQTHGGYGFAKEYDIERKFRETRLYQVAPISTNLILSYIGQHVLGMPRSF comes from the coding sequence GTGACCGAGAATGAGCTGCATCGAGACCTGCGCCGCGCGGTGCGGGAGTTGTGCCAGCGTTTCCCCGATGAGTACTGGCGCGAGAAGGACGCAGCGTCGGCTTATCCCGAGGAATTCGTCAAGGCGATGACCGACGCGAGCTTCCTCGCCGCCCTGATTCCCGAGGAGTACGGCGGGCTCGGCTTCGGCGTCACCGAGGCGTCGATCATCCTGGAGGAGGTCAACCGCTCCGGGGGCAACGCCGGTGCCTGCCACGCGCAGATGTACACCATGGGCACGCTCTTGCGGCACGGCTCGGAGGAACAGAAGCGGAAGTATCTGCCCAAGATCGCCACCGGCGAACTGCGACTGCAAGCCTTCGGCGTGACCGAGCCGGACGCGGGCACCGATACGACCCAGATCAAGACGACGGCCGTGCGCCGTGGGGACCGCTACGTGATCAGCGGGCAGAAGGTCTTTACCTCGCGGGTGCAGCACTCCGACCTGATGATCCTGCTCGCACGCACCACGCCGCGCGATCAGGTGAAGAAGCGGTCGGAGGGGCTGTCCGTCTTCCTGGTCGACCTGCGGGAGGCGATCGGCCATGGGATGGAAGTCCAGCCGATCGAGACGATGATGAACCACGAGACGAACGCCGTCTTCTTTGACAACCTGGAGGTCCCGGCGGAGAACCTGATCGGCGAAGAGGGACAGGGGTTCCGCTACATCCTCGACGGGATGAACGCCGAGCGGATCCTGATCGCCGCCGAGTGCATCGGGGACGGCTACTGGTTCATCGACCGCTCGACGAAGTACGCCTCCGAGCGCGTGGTGTTCGGCCGGCCGATCGGGCAGAACCAAGGGGTGCAGTTCCCGATCGCCCAGGCCTACGTCCACCTGCGCGCCGCCGACCTGATGCGCTACGACGCGGCGGCGAAGTTCGACCGGGGCGAGCCGTGCGGTGCGGAGGCGAACATGGCGAAGCTGCTGGCGGCAGATGCCTCCTGGGAGGCAGCCAACGTCGCCATCCAGACGCACGGCGGCTACGGCTTTGCCAAGGAGTACGATATCGAGCGCAAGTTCCGTGAGACGCGGCTGTACCAGGTGGCGCCCATCTCGACGAACCTGATCCTGTCGTACATCGGCCAGCATGTGCTGGGAATGCCGAGGTCGTTCTGA
- the argF gene encoding ornithine carbamoyltransferase, whose amino-acid sequence MATQTRIAKFDLLTDDDLTPHQAVALIERAAELKAQRAAGELHDHLLRGKTLAMIFEKPSTRTRVAFEAGVAQLGGHALYLSTNDLQLGRGETIADTARVLSRYVDAIMARVFKHEDLEALAAAATIPVINGLSDLAHPTQALADMLTVKEHLGGWSGRKLTYVGNANNMVHSLLLAGALVGLDVCVACPAASRPNPDILARATAIGATTGATISVVDDPREGVAGADIVYTDVWVSMGQEVAPEVLEALKPFQVNTELMAYAKPGALFMHCLPMYRGNEVTAEVADGPASIIFDQTENRLHLHKALLVEMISDHVDSIFA is encoded by the coding sequence ATGGCCACCCAAACCCGGATCGCGAAGTTTGACCTTCTTACCGACGATGATCTGACCCCGCATCAGGCGGTGGCGCTGATCGAGCGCGCCGCCGAACTGAAGGCCCAGCGAGCCGCGGGCGAACTCCACGACCACCTCCTCCGCGGCAAGACCCTCGCGATGATCTTCGAGAAACCCTCAACCCGGACCCGGGTGGCATTCGAAGCCGGGGTCGCACAGCTTGGTGGTCACGCCCTGTACCTCTCGACCAACGACCTGCAACTCGGCCGGGGTGAGACGATCGCCGACACCGCTCGGGTCCTCTCGCGCTACGTCGACGCCATCATGGCACGGGTGTTCAAGCACGAGGATCTGGAAGCTCTGGCGGCCGCGGCGACGATACCGGTGATCAACGGTCTGTCCGACCTCGCCCACCCGACGCAGGCGCTGGCCGACATGCTGACGGTCAAGGAGCACCTCGGGGGCTGGAGCGGCCGGAAGCTGACCTACGTCGGCAACGCCAACAACATGGTCCACTCCCTGCTCCTGGCCGGGGCGCTCGTCGGCCTCGACGTCTGTGTCGCCTGCCCGGCCGCGTCGCGCCCGAACCCGGACATCCTGGCCCGCGCGACGGCTATCGGCGCCACCACCGGCGCGACGATCTCGGTGGTGGACGACCCGCGCGAGGGCGTGGCCGGTGCCGACATCGTCTACACCGATGTCTGGGTCAGCATGGGCCAGGAGGTGGCACCGGAGGTACTGGAGGCTCTCAAGCCGTTCCAGGTCAACACCGAGTTGATGGCCTACGCCAAGCCCGGCGCACTCTTCATGCACTGCCTCCCGATGTACCGGGGCAACGAGGTCACGGCTGAGGTGGCCGACGGCCCGGCGTCCATCATCTTCGACCAGACCGAGAACCGCCTGCACCTGCACAAGGCGCTGCTGGTCGAAATGATCAGCGACCACGTCGACAGCATCTTCGCCTAA
- a CDS encoding DSD1 family PLP-dependent enzyme, which yields MTLFGSEIVGRPLDEVDTPALVIDADAMERNIARMAAFFAERPAKLRPHAKTHKSPIIAHKQLEAGAVGITCAKLGEAEALVEGGIKDILIANQIVGPVKIARLVRLARHANLAVAVDDLDNARQISEAAVAAGSTVRVLVEVNVGMNRCGVEPGAPAVELAQRVASLPGLHFFGLQGYEGHLVGVPDRAERERRVREAMAPLIETRRMIEAAGIPVEVVSGGGTGTFDITSTIEGFDEVQAGSYVFMDAWYRQVEGPDTAFEPALFLWSTIVSRPAPDRAVGDIGLKTATPKHGLPTAFGIEGVETLSLSEEHVKLRVEGEARSLRPGDKIRFVPGHVCTTVNLHDCYVVVRGGIVEAVWPVAARGRAT from the coding sequence ATGACGCTGTTCGGGAGTGAGATCGTCGGCCGACCGCTGGATGAGGTCGATACGCCGGCTCTGGTGATTGACGCGGATGCGATGGAGCGAAACATCGCCCGCATGGCGGCCTTCTTTGCGGAGCGACCGGCGAAGCTCCGCCCGCACGCCAAGACCCACAAGTCGCCGATCATCGCCCACAAGCAGCTCGAGGCCGGCGCGGTCGGCATCACCTGCGCGAAGCTCGGCGAGGCCGAGGCCCTGGTCGAGGGTGGCATCAAAGACATCCTGATCGCGAACCAGATCGTCGGGCCGGTCAAGATCGCGCGGCTGGTCCGGCTGGCACGGCACGCCAACCTCGCGGTCGCGGTGGACGACCTGGACAACGCCCGGCAGATCTCGGAGGCCGCGGTGGCAGCCGGGTCGACCGTACGGGTGCTGGTCGAGGTGAACGTCGGCATGAACCGCTGCGGGGTCGAGCCGGGCGCGCCGGCGGTGGAGCTGGCCCAGCGGGTCGCGTCGCTGCCCGGCCTGCACTTCTTCGGCCTGCAGGGGTACGAAGGCCACCTGGTCGGCGTGCCGGATCGGGCCGAGCGGGAGCGCCGGGTACGCGAGGCGATGGCGCCGCTGATCGAGACCCGGCGCATGATCGAGGCGGCGGGGATCCCGGTCGAGGTCGTCAGCGGCGGCGGCACCGGCACCTTTGACATCACCAGCACTATCGAGGGCTTCGACGAGGTCCAGGCCGGCTCCTACGTCTTCATGGACGCCTGGTACCGCCAGGTCGAGGGACCGGACACCGCCTTCGAGCCGGCCCTGTTCCTCTGGTCCACGATCGTCAGCCGGCCCGCACCCGACCGCGCGGTCGGCGACATCGGGCTGAAGACGGCGACGCCCAAGCACGGACTGCCCACCGCCTTCGGTATCGAAGGAGTGGAAACGCTGTCACTGTCCGAGGAGCACGTCAAGCTGCGCGTGGAGGGAGAAGCGCGCTCGCTGCGCCCGGGAGACAAGATCCGCTTCGTGCCGGGCCATGTCTGCACGACCGTGAACCTCCACGACTGCTATGTGGTCGTGCGCGGTGGCATCGTGGAAGCCGTGTGGCCGGTTGCCGCACGCGGCCGGGCCACCTGA
- a CDS encoding RDD family protein yields MSTAAQILLGKGVYRTPDGKRAARYAGAIPRLVGSIIDWFICFFWFIFSALGSSFLWNTFAGPEAEEEAGLAGWAWLAVVAIGVVAYFTLTVARGGTVGMRILQLRILDPETGEPPRRSRALIRALMAATLGGAFLVLANFVLSGRSATSETTAGYALLITSFLLLIAGMWSHLYALFDPRGQTLQDRLAGVVVVIRMVDIPEDLVIFDRPDTPGSEPEPPPAPAKAEPRPNRKNRKRRRR; encoded by the coding sequence TTGTCGACCGCGGCACAGATCTTACTCGGGAAAGGAGTCTACCGGACTCCCGACGGTAAGCGGGCGGCGCGCTACGCCGGAGCCATACCGCGGCTGGTAGGCAGCATCATCGACTGGTTCATCTGCTTCTTCTGGTTCATCTTCTCCGCGCTGGGCTCAAGTTTCCTCTGGAACACCTTCGCCGGTCCCGAGGCCGAGGAGGAGGCAGGGCTGGCCGGCTGGGCCTGGCTCGCGGTCGTCGCGATCGGCGTCGTCGCATACTTCACCCTGACCGTCGCGCGCGGCGGCACCGTCGGCATGCGCATCCTTCAACTCCGCATCCTCGACCCGGAGACCGGCGAGCCTCCTCGCCGCTCACGTGCGTTGATCCGGGCGCTAATGGCCGCAACCCTGGGAGGGGCATTCCTGGTCCTTGCCAACTTCGTGCTCAGCGGCAGAAGCGCCACATCAGAGACCACGGCCGGCTACGCGCTGCTCATCACCTCGTTCTTGCTGCTGATAGCCGGGATGTGGAGCCACCTCTACGCACTGTTCGACCCGCGCGGCCAGACCCTCCAGGATCGCCTGGCAGGTGTCGTCGTCGTGATCAGGATGGTCGACATCCCCGAGGATCTCGTCATATTCGACCGCCCCGACACGCCGGGCTCCGAACCCGAGCCGCCGCCTGCACCCGCGAAGGCAGAGCCGCGCCCCAACCGCAAGAACCGCAAGCGCCGCCGGCGGTGA